The DNA sequence ATATGTGCACAATATGATATCCTTTTGTTTCGCAAGTTCTATAGCGAGATCTACTCTTTGCATCGGCAAGACACACACAGGGCACCCAGGACCATGGACAAACCTTATAAATCCTTCTAAAAGTTGATCTATTCCGTATTTCATTATAGTGTGCGTATGACCACCACAAAATTCCATTATTCTTAAGGTTTTCCCAATCTTTTCAACAGTTTCTTTTATCAGTATCTCCAAGCTTCTAACTTTATCTGGATCCTTAAATGTTTCAAGGATGTTTTTTGTATCTCTTATCAAAACACCAATTCATCTATTAGTTTTGATAAAGTGGGAAAATTCATATCTTTTGACGAAAGAATCGGAGCTTCAACCGGCCATTTGATAGCAATTTCAGGATCATTCCAGATTATACCTCTTTCGTGCTCGGGTGAATAAAAGGAGTCAACTTTATATTCTACCTCCGCAACATCAGAAAGAGCTACAAAGCCATGTGCAAAACCTTTTGGAATATAAATCATTTTCTTGTTTTCCTCAGAAAGAACTATAGCAAACCATTTCCTGAAAGTAGGAGAATCTGGTCTAATATCAACTGCGACATCAAAAATTTCTCCCTTTATGCATCTAACCAGTTTTGATTGAGCGAAAGGTTTTATTTGGAAATGTAAACCTCTCAAGACACCCTTCACTGATTTTGAATGATTATCCTGGACAAATTTCTCTTTTATCCCTGCTTTTTCAAATTCTCTGTAGGAGTAAGTTTCCATAAAAAAACCGCGATTATCGTTAAATACGACAGGTTCAATAACAATTAAATCTGGAATCTCTTCAACCTTTGAAAATTTAAATGGCATTCCATAAACTTAACCTTTGTTGAATAAAAACATTTTATCAAACTCTTCCAATACCATAGTACACAAAACCGAGTTTTCTAAGCTTTTCTGGATTATAAATGTTTCTTCCATCAAAGATAACAGGAGTTTTCATAAGAGTTTTCATATAGTTAAAATCTGGCTCTCTAAACTCTTGCCATTCGGTCACAAGGATAAGCGCATCTGAACCTTTTAGGGCTTCGTATTGATTTTTTGCAAATTTTACATTTCCATTCCAAATTTTTTTGGCATTCGGCATAGCTACAGGATCAAAAGCGATGATTTTTGCACCAAGATTTAAAAGTTCGTTTATAATTGTAATTGATGGGGCTTCGCGCATATCATCTGTTTTAGGCTTAAACGAAAGTCCCCATAT is a window from the Candidatus Kryptonium sp. genome containing:
- the rfbC gene encoding dTDP-4-dehydrorhamnose 3,5-epimerase produces the protein MPFKFSKVEEIPDLIVIEPVVFNDNRGFFMETYSYREFEKAGIKEKFVQDNHSKSVKGVLRGLHFQIKPFAQSKLVRCIKGEIFDVAVDIRPDSPTFRKWFAIVLSEENKKMIYIPKGFAHGFVALSDVAEVEYKVDSFYSPEHERGIIWNDPEIAIKWPVEAPILSSKDMNFPTLSKLIDELVF